Proteins encoded by one window of Chanos chanos chromosome 7, fChaCha1.1, whole genome shotgun sequence:
- the LOC115817206 gene encoding adhesion G protein-coupled receptor E3-like, with protein sequence MNFVLQNKEVALATLTTPLKPSMSTIVLDQMCSGHLKSSMPNLGHYAYKTVTTFLGLVLDSQRGKIANTTDTKELAKLGNTLLQATEVLVTALVKPTPTQSNTSINTSTSEVRVFAVGQHTTLKKPLQLNTPDALLDIDLIGISKNNKGKAAVSLMTYNNMAEMLKPSLFRSENNTVNTMMSTVVSASLPKTTNKTLTKPVNFTLKHISKWDPKGNLSCVYWNISEWIEDGCSIENSNSSHTVCSCVHLSTFALIMQTEPHDSNHLLELMNKIAVPIGLVFLFLSVLNFALFWKNSRVSNTARLNLCISLLLAHLLFLLTQHFLHYIKPHERVCAAIAGTLHFLFLSAFVWMFIEAILLFITVKNLSKIRSKQKEVVHWGLLLVIGYVISLAVVSVSVGVMPDGYGSEECWIKKDRGFIWSFLGPVCFILAVNLILFIAIITTLRWTLMNMNREVSQLRSTRTMVFKSLAQFVILGCPWILGFFTHESESVEIVFLFFNSQQGTFIFLVHCVLNEESSL encoded by the exons ATGAACTTTGTTCTGCAGAACAAAGAGGTGGCATTGGCCACCCTGACCACCCCTTTAAAACCATCCATGAGTACCATTGTCCTGGACCAGATGTGTTCAGGCCATCTAAAAAGTAGCATGCCAAATTTGGGACATTATGCTTATAAG ACGGTGACAACTTTTCTAGGTCTAGTGTTGGATTCTCAGAGAGGTAAAATAGCAAATACCACTGACACCAAGGAGCTGGCAAAACTGGGAAACACTTTGCTTCAGGCCACTGAAGTGCTGGTAACTGCTCTGGTGAAGCCAACTCCTACACAAAGCAACACCAGCATTAACACCAGCACCTCAG aGGTCAGAGTCTTTGCTGTTGGACAGCATACAACCCTTAAGAAACCCCTACAGCTGAACACGCCTGATGCTCTCCTGGATATCGACCTCATTGGTATTTCCAAAAATAACAAGG GAAAggctgctgtctctctcatgaCCTACAACAATATGGCAGAAATGCTGAAACCCTCTCTCTTCCGCTCAGAgaacaacacagtcaacacGATGATGTCCACCGTGGTCTCAGCCTCCCTGCCCAAGACCACCAACAAAACGTTAACCAAACCAGTTAACTTCACCCTGAAACACATCAGT AAATGGGATCCCAAAGGCAACCTATCCTGTGTGTACTGGAATATTAGTGAATGGATAGAGGATGGCTGTAGCATTGAAAACAGCAACTCCAGCCACACCGTGTGTTCCTGTGTACACCTGTCCACCTTTGCTCTCATCATGCAAACAGAGCCACACGAT AGCAATCATCTTTTGGAGCTGATGAACAAGATTGCCGTGCCAATCGGGCTGGTCTTCCTCTTCTTGTCTGTGCTGAACTTTGCCCTTTTTTGGAAGAATTCACGAGTGAGCAACACAGCTCGACTCAACCTCTGTATCAGCCTGCTACTGGcccatctcctcttcctcctcacccAACATTTCCTGCACTATATCAAACCCCACGAG agagtttgtgctgcAATAGCTGGAACActccatttcctttttctctctgcgttTGTGTGGATGTTCATTGAGGCCATACTACTCTTCATCACAGTCAAGAACCTATCAAAGATCAGATCCAAACAGAAGGAGGTGGTTCACTGGGGATTGCTGCTTGTGATTGGCTATGTGATCTCTCTGGCCGTGGTCTCGGTGTCTGTGGGGGTGATGCCTGATGGATATGGCAGTGAGGA GTGTTGGATTAAGAAGGACAGAGGCTTCATCTGGAGTTTCCTGGGTCCTGTCTGCTTCATTCTAGCA GTCAATTTGATTCTTTTCATCGCCATAATCACCACTCTCAGATGGACTCTAATGAATATGAACAGGGAAGTCTCACAGCTCAGATCCACCAG GACTATGGTGTTCAAATCCCTGGCCCAGTTTGTTATCCTCGGTTGCCCCTGGATACTGGGCTTCTTCACACATGAAAGTGAGTCCGTGGagattgttttccttttcttcaacTCCCAGCAAGGCACCTTCATCTTCCTGGTCCACTGTGTCCTCAATGAAGAG TCTAGCTTGTAA
- the LOC115817204 gene encoding uromodulin-like, with the protein MPDWCVDQYRCGTNIPLWLTSPHPQPEDGVVTRQVCGHWSNNCCYYQSNPIRVKACPGNYYVYEFVNPTVCSSAYCSAIANPSPDPCLNYTSLNDTWRATNYSDSTIRCDQSRVWSGWYRLFYQGVSVQMPDWCVNQYRCGTHIPLWLTSPHPQPQDGVVTRQVCGHWSNNCCYYQYNSIRVKGCPGNYYVYEFVRPTSCSSAYCSGNLMNILSDL; encoded by the exons ATGCCTGACTGGTGTGTGGATCAGTACAGATGTGGTACCAATATCCCTCTATGGTTGACTAGTCCTCACCCACAACCAGAGGATGGAGTGGTCACTCGACAGGTCTGTGGACACTGGAGTAACAACTGTTGCTATTACCAGTCCAACCCTATACGAGTGAAGGCCTGTCCTGGAAATTACTACGTCTATGAATTTGTCAACCCAACTGTCTGCAGCTCTGCATACTGTTCAG CTATCGCAAACCCCAGTCCTGACCCATGTCTTAACTATACCAGTCTGAATGATACATGGAGAGCTACCAACTACTCTGACAGCACAATTAGGTGTGATCAGAGCAGAGTTTGGTCAGGCTGGTACAGGCTTTTCTATCAGGGAGTGAGCGTCCAGATGCCTGACTGGTGTGTGAATCAGTACAGATGTGGTACTCATATCCCACTGTGGTTGACTAGTCCTCACCCACAACCACAGGATGGAGTGGTCACTCGACAGGTCTGTGGACACTGGAGTAACAACTGTTGCTATTACCAGTACAATTCTATCCGAGTGAAGGGCTGTCCTGGAAATTACTACGTCTATGAATTTGTCAGACCAACAAGTTGTAGCTCTGCATACTGTTCAGGTAATCTTATGAACATTCTTTCTGACCTGTGA